A region of the Curvibacter sp. AEP1-3 genome:
AACGATGGGGGTTTGAGGGACGTCTTGGTACATGCCGGCACTGGTCGTGGGCACTGTACGGATTTTGTCGATGGTGTCCATGCCTTGAATCACCTTTCCGAATACGGTGTACCCGTAACCATCCGGACGTGGTGCATTCAAGTTCTGGTTGTCCACCACATTGATAAAGAACTGTGCCGTTGCGCTGTTGGGGTCTGAGGTACGTGCCATGGCGATGGTGCCACGGTCATTTTTTAGTTTGTTATTCGCTTCGAGCGGAACAGGCGCGCGGGTCGCCTTTTGCTGCATCGCAGGGTTGAATCCGCCCCCTTGGACCATGAAGTTGGGAATCACGCGGTGGAAGATGGTGCCGTTGTAATGCTTGTCTTTCACATATTGCACAAAGTTTTCAACCGTTTTGGGCGCTCTGTCAGGATAGAGCTCCACGGTGAAGTTTCCGGCTGTGGTCTGAAATACGACTTTGGTGGTTTGCTCCTGTGCATACGAAGCGCATGCCACTCCCATGGCGAGCAAAACGAATAAAGAACGAGCGAATGCTTGCAATCGATAGCCCATCAAAGGACTCCTTCGTAAAAAATCTTCCATTGACCGTTTTGCCGCGTCCAGTACTGGCGCTTGGTC
Encoded here:
- a CDS encoding peptidylprolyl isomerase is translated as MGYRLQAFARSLFVLLAMGVACASYAQEQTTKVVFQTTAGNFTVELYPDRAPKTVENFVQYVKDKHYNGTIFHRVIPNFMVQGGGFNPAMQQKATRAPVPLEANNKLKNDRGTIAMARTSDPNSATAQFFINVVDNQNLNAPRPDGYGYTVFGKVIQGMDTIDKIRTVPTTSAGMYQDVPQTPIVINSATLAP